Proteins from one Desertifilum tharense IPPAS B-1220 genomic window:
- a CDS encoding glycosyltransferase, whose amino-acid sequence MNASILSIAILSLAIWIGLFCFRGRFWQCQPQLEQAVPHPELVSLPRVCVVIPARNEAETIGETVRSLLLQDYPGELTIILVDDRSTDGTAEVAKATAAALGKLSQLQIILAEPLPPGWSGKLWAMQQGVNFAQNYAPDYLLFTDADIGHDPANLRRLVSKATQDKLDLASVMVRLRCESFWERLLIPAFVFFFQKLYPFQWVNAPSNPTAGAAGGCILIKQTALERIGGLECIRQTLIDDCALALAVKSSAPGAKIWLGLSDLTRSLRPYNSLQTIWDMVARTAFTQLQYSPLLLLGTVLSMTLIYLVSPLAVGWGMIAGDWTIVLVGLAGWLLLSSAYIPTLRFYHQSPAYSLLLSAIAFLYTLMTIDSALRHWQGRGGAWKGRVYAKP is encoded by the coding sequence ATGAATGCATCGATCTTAAGTATTGCAATCCTCTCTCTGGCGATTTGGATTGGGCTATTCTGTTTTCGGGGTAGGTTCTGGCAATGTCAACCGCAACTCGAACAAGCGGTACCGCATCCAGAGTTAGTAAGTCTTCCGAGGGTTTGTGTAGTTATTCCGGCGCGCAATGAGGCGGAGACGATAGGGGAGACAGTGCGATCGCTCTTACTCCAAGATTACCCCGGAGAGTTGACAATTATCCTAGTAGACGATCGCAGTACGGATGGTACCGCAGAAGTCGCCAAAGCCACCGCCGCCGCCTTGGGGAAATTATCGCAACTCCAAATTATCCTCGCCGAACCCCTACCCCCCGGTTGGTCTGGTAAACTGTGGGCAATGCAGCAAGGGGTGAATTTTGCTCAAAATTATGCACCCGATTATCTCTTATTCACTGATGCAGATATCGGTCACGATCCGGCAAACTTGCGACGATTAGTATCAAAAGCAACACAAGATAAGCTCGATTTAGCCTCAGTGATGGTGCGCTTGCGGTGCGAAAGTTTCTGGGAGAGGCTGTTAATTCCCGCCTTTGTCTTCTTCTTCCAGAAACTCTATCCTTTTCAATGGGTGAATGCCCCCAGTAACCCCACGGCGGGGGCGGCTGGAGGCTGTATTTTAATCAAACAAACGGCTTTAGAACGAATTGGCGGTTTAGAGTGCATCCGTCAAACCTTAATTGATGATTGTGCGTTAGCCTTAGCCGTCAAATCTTCAGCACCGGGGGCTAAAATCTGGTTAGGCTTAAGCGATTTAACCCGGAGTTTGCGCCCCTATAATTCTCTACAAACTATTTGGGATATGGTGGCGCGAACTGCGTTTACCCAATTGCAATACTCGCCGCTTTTGTTATTGGGAACCGTATTGAGTATGACCCTAATCTATCTGGTTTCCCCTTTGGCCGTAGGATGGGGAATGATTGCCGGAGATTGGACAATTGTGCTGGTGGGTTTAGCTGGGTGGTTGTTACTCAGTAGCGCCTATATCCCCACCCTGCGCTTTTACCATCAATCGCCAGCTTATAGTTTATTGTTGAGCGCGATCGCCTTTTTGTACACCCTGATGACGATAGACTCCGCTTTGCGCCATTGGCAAGGACGCGGTGGCGCTTGGAAAGGTCGCGTGTATGCCAAACCTTGA